From Rhodovastum atsumiense, a single genomic window includes:
- a CDS encoding phage baseplate assembly protein V has product MDDLLNLIRREAERAVRGLAQPRAAVVTSYDPDRHAVKVLFGEDGTESQWLALSPAWAGNGWGLYCGPVPGTQVAVSFLGGAVGTGMVTGHLPNLQDRPPAVPAGEAWLVHQSGARIRLLNGGTAEINARVVQVTGAEAVRVDGPAGVTITAPTTHVIGDLLVSGEIADHDGAHHTFGYLRDAYNAHGHPVPWVEPGPATVTSDITNRTVP; this is encoded by the coding sequence ATGGACGATCTGCTGAACCTGATCCGGCGCGAGGCGGAGCGGGCGGTGCGCGGGCTGGCGCAGCCGCGCGCCGCCGTGGTCACCAGCTACGACCCCGACCGCCACGCGGTGAAGGTGCTGTTCGGCGAGGACGGCACCGAAAGCCAGTGGCTGGCGCTGTCGCCGGCCTGGGCCGGCAATGGCTGGGGGCTGTATTGCGGCCCGGTGCCGGGGACGCAGGTGGCGGTGTCCTTCCTGGGCGGCGCGGTCGGCACCGGCATGGTAACCGGGCATTTGCCGAATTTGCAGGACCGGCCGCCGGCGGTGCCGGCCGGGGAGGCGTGGCTGGTGCACCAGTCGGGTGCGCGCATCCGGCTGCTGAACGGCGGCACCGCGGAGATCAACGCGCGGGTGGTGCAGGTGACCGGCGCCGAGGCGGTGCGCGTGGACGGGCCGGCGGGGGTGACCATCACCGCGCCGACCACGCATGTCATCGGCGACCTGCTGGTTTCCGGCGAGATCGCCGACCATGACGGGGCGCATCACACCTTTGGCTACCTGCGTGACGCCTACAACGCGCATGGCCATCCGGTGCCCTGGGTGGAGCCCGGCCCCGCCACGGTGACCAGCGACATCACCAACCGCACGGTGCCCTGA
- a CDS encoding CsgG/HfaB family protein produces the protein MRRLRSLVGPTTACVLMLAQAGCVQDPLPSAQPFTLESEQIQLPPPPHRALTVSVYNCIDTTGQRRPTGSSQELSTAVPMDCTPYLIEAVRSLDRGYLNLVERQHVDELLRERQIATLALNNAANGTPPRKLNTLRVAEMLLVGQVVAYDRETRQVSAGGALGGIGGNTTLVTDLITFSLRAVAVQTGEVLGQTMVTKSVTSLKVGGHLTKIFTTNVMEAELGGAGNEPVGLALRVAVRGALAQLINRGIQDKWWS, from the coding sequence ATGCGACGACTTCGCTCACTCGTCGGCCCGACAACGGCCTGTGTGCTGATGCTGGCACAGGCGGGCTGCGTTCAGGATCCCTTGCCCTCGGCACAGCCGTTCACACTTGAATCGGAACAGATCCAACTGCCGCCGCCGCCGCACCGAGCACTGACCGTCAGCGTCTACAACTGCATCGACACCACCGGCCAAAGGCGACCAACCGGCTCCTCACAGGAACTCAGCACCGCCGTGCCGATGGACTGCACGCCGTATCTGATCGAAGCGGTCCGCTCCCTCGATAGGGGATACCTGAATCTCGTCGAACGGCAGCACGTGGACGAATTGCTGCGCGAGCGTCAGATCGCCACGCTGGCGCTGAACAACGCCGCCAATGGCACTCCCCCGCGCAAGCTGAACACGCTGCGCGTGGCAGAAATGCTGCTGGTCGGCCAGGTGGTCGCCTATGACCGCGAGACACGACAGGTCTCGGCAGGCGGCGCGTTGGGCGGCATCGGCGGCAACACCACCCTGGTGACCGACCTGATCACCTTCAGCCTGCGTGCCGTAGCCGTGCAGACCGGCGAGGTGCTCGGCCAGACCATGGTTACCAAATCGGTCACCTCGCTGAAGGTCGGCGGGCACCTGACCAAGATCTTCACCACCAACGTAATGGAAGCGGAACTCGGCGGCGCCGGCAACGAGCCGGTCGGGCTTGCCCTGCGGGTCGCCGTGCGTGGCGCCCTGGCCCAGCTGATCAACCGCGGCATCCAGGACAAGTGGTGGAGCTAA
- a CDS encoding peptidoglycan-binding protein — translation MDLSFAALRPEYLARWQTLQPRVGVAAVAADLATGLAAGRARYDAIGGGVPWWWIAAIHQMESSADFGRHLHNGDPLGARTVHVPCGRPPDGQPPFTWESSARDALVLAGVWGLDDWSAAPALWRAERFNGMGYRLRGVASPYLWAGSTHYSAGQFIADGRFSAGAVCRRPGVALLWAAMAAAGLADIAA, via the coding sequence ATGGATCTGTCCTTCGCGGCGTTGCGGCCCGAGTACCTCGCGCGCTGGCAGACGCTGCAGCCGCGCGTGGGCGTGGCGGCGGTGGCGGCGGACCTGGCCACCGGGCTCGCCGCCGGGCGGGCGCGCTACGACGCCATCGGCGGTGGCGTGCCCTGGTGGTGGATCGCCGCGATCCACCAGATGGAAAGCTCGGCCGATTTCGGCCGGCATCTGCATAACGGCGACCCGCTCGGCGCGCGCACGGTGCATGTGCCGTGCGGCCGGCCGCCGGACGGGCAACCGCCCTTCACCTGGGAGAGCTCGGCGCGCGACGCGTTGGTGCTGGCCGGGGTGTGGGGGCTCGACGACTGGTCGGCGGCGCCGGCGCTGTGGCGGGCCGAACGCTTCAACGGCATGGGCTACCGGCTGCGCGGCGTGGCCTCGCCCTATCTGTGGGCCGGCTCGACCCACTACTCGGCCGGGCAGTTCATCGCCGACGGACGCTTCAGCGCCGGCGCGGTCTGCCGGCGGCCGGGCGTGGCCCTGCTGTGGGCGGCAATGGCAGCCGCCGGCCTCGCCGACATCGCCGCGTGA
- a CDS encoding 3-hydroxybutyryl-CoA dehydrogenase, whose amino-acid sequence MNVDVKTAPAPADVLLDSPVIASVGVIGAGQMGNGIAHVCAVAGLPVVMLDAKPEALDKAIATISRNLDRQVHKNLISAEDKAAALARITASGDYAAFDDCDIVIEAATEREEVKKAIFLQLVPHLKPSAMVASNTSSISITRLAAVTDRPEKFIGMHFMNPVPVMKLVEIIRGIATDEPTFQAVMALAHRLGKTTAVAEDFPAFIVNRILVPMINEAVYALYEGVGHVNSIDSGMKLGTNHPMGPLELADFIGLDTCLSIMQVLYDGLSDSKYRPCPLLVKYVEAGWLGRKTGRGFYDYSQHPPRPTR is encoded by the coding sequence ATGAATGTGGACGTGAAAACTGCGCCTGCTCCTGCTGATGTCTTGCTTGACTCGCCCGTCATCGCCAGTGTTGGCGTGATCGGCGCCGGCCAGATGGGCAATGGCATTGCCCATGTCTGCGCCGTCGCGGGGCTGCCGGTGGTGATGCTGGATGCCAAGCCCGAGGCCCTGGACAAGGCCATCGCCACCATCAGCCGCAATCTCGACCGGCAGGTGCACAAGAACCTGATCAGCGCCGAGGACAAGGCGGCGGCGCTGGCGCGCATCACGGCCAGCGGCGACTACGCCGCGTTCGACGATTGCGACATCGTCATCGAGGCGGCGACCGAGCGGGAAGAGGTGAAGAAGGCGATCTTCCTGCAGCTCGTGCCGCATCTGAAGCCCTCGGCGATGGTGGCTTCCAACACGTCGTCGATCTCGATCACGCGGCTGGCCGCGGTGACCGACCGGCCCGAGAAGTTCATCGGCATGCACTTCATGAACCCGGTACCGGTCATGAAGCTGGTGGAGATCATCCGCGGCATCGCCACCGACGAGCCGACCTTCCAGGCGGTGATGGCGCTCGCGCACCGGCTGGGCAAGACCACGGCGGTGGCCGAGGATTTCCCTGCCTTCATCGTCAACCGCATCCTGGTGCCGATGATCAACGAGGCGGTCTATGCCCTGTACGAGGGCGTCGGCCATGTGAACTCGATCGACAGCGGCATGAAGCTGGGCACCAACCATCCGATGGGGCCACTGGAGCTGGCCGACTTCATCGGGCTGGATACCTGCCTGTCGATCATGCAGGTCCTGTATGACGGATTGTCCGACAGCAAGTACCGGCCCTGCCCGCTGCTGGTGAAATACGTCGAGGCCGGCTGGCTCGGGCGCAAGACCGGGCGCGGGTTCTATGACTACTCGCAGCATCCCCCGCGGCCGACACGCTAG
- a CDS encoding glutamate racemase, with product MIGVFDSGHGGLTVLRALVRELPDRAFVYLGDHAHAPYGDRAPDDIYQLTLASLERLFAQGCRLVVVACNTAAAIGLRRLQQTWLPRAHPDRRVIGVLVPMVEAITGMPWQATVEAGRHRGEPRTIAVFATRHTVESGAFVHEIGKRAPEITVVQQACPALVPLIEGAAPAEAVRAAVRGYAAELMQRLGGVVPDAALLGCTHYPLAQPCFTEALPGVEILSQPDITARSLAAYLRRHPDLDAIGARPVRFYTTGSAERVSLMASRFYGETVTFRGLAPVRPGNAPYRAAS from the coding sequence ATGATCGGCGTTTTCGATTCCGGACATGGCGGGCTGACGGTGCTGCGCGCGCTGGTGCGTGAGCTGCCCGACCGCGCGTTCGTCTATCTTGGCGACCACGCGCATGCGCCTTATGGCGATCGGGCGCCCGATGACATCTACCAGCTCACGCTCGCCTCGCTGGAGCGGCTGTTCGCGCAGGGGTGCCGGCTGGTGGTGGTGGCCTGCAACACGGCCGCGGCCATCGGTTTGCGCCGGTTGCAGCAGACCTGGCTGCCGCGCGCCCATCCGGACCGCCGGGTGATCGGCGTGCTGGTGCCGATGGTCGAGGCCATCACCGGCATGCCGTGGCAGGCGACGGTGGAAGCCGGGCGGCACCGCGGCGAGCCCCGCACCATCGCCGTGTTCGCGACCCGGCACACGGTCGAGAGCGGTGCCTTCGTGCACGAGATCGGCAAGCGCGCGCCGGAGATCACGGTGGTGCAGCAGGCCTGTCCGGCGCTGGTGCCGCTGATCGAAGGGGCCGCCCCCGCCGAGGCGGTCCGCGCCGCGGTGCGCGGCTATGCGGCGGAGCTGATGCAGCGCCTGGGGGGCGTGGTGCCGGATGCCGCCCTGCTCGGCTGCACGCATTACCCGCTGGCACAGCCCTGTTTCACCGAGGCGCTGCCGGGTGTGGAAATCCTCTCCCAGCCGGACATCACCGCGCGCAGCCTGGCCGCTTATCTGCGGCGCCATCCCGATCTTGATGCGATCGGGGCACGGCCGGTGCGCTTCTACACCACCGGTTCGGCCGAGCGGGTTTCGCTGATGGCCAGCCGTTTCTATGGCGAGACAGTGACCTTCCGCGGCCTGGCGCCGGTGCGCCCGGGGAACGCGCCATACCGGGCTGCTTCGTGA
- a CDS encoding baseplate J/gp47 family protein: MSDSLNTRGFTTLVAAQAAVVQGRTGRASLDLAPGSALRAILEAFASVALWLQGLVLQVLARARLSTANGADVDSFVADYGMTRLPATVACGRVSFARFSPDAAALVPVGARVATDDGSQGYEVIVDAANPAYVVAAGGYPVAAGVAAVTASVRALAAGAAGNAAAGTVTALATGLPGIDSCSNGAGFSGGADAETDAALRARFAAYIASLARATRTAVGYAISTVQQGVTWTLTEGANPDGSANPGFFFVVVDDGTGTPPASLLTAVAEAIEGYRALGVRCAVYAPSVVTARITLVVTATEGYDATAVRAAVRAAIVAMVNALPTGAALPFYRVAATAFATDGVANVAAVTLNGATADLGATPLQVIRTSLASVTVS; this comes from the coding sequence ATGAGCGATTCGCTGAACACACGTGGCTTCACCACCCTGGTTGCGGCGCAGGCGGCGGTGGTGCAGGGCCGGACCGGGCGCGCCAGCCTCGACCTCGCGCCGGGCTCGGCGCTGCGGGCCATCCTGGAAGCCTTCGCCTCCGTGGCGCTGTGGCTGCAGGGGCTGGTGCTGCAGGTGCTCGCCCGTGCCCGGCTGAGCACGGCGAACGGCGCCGACGTGGACAGCTTCGTTGCCGATTACGGCATGACCCGGCTTCCCGCCACCGTCGCCTGCGGGCGGGTCAGCTTCGCCCGTTTCTCCCCGGATGCCGCCGCGCTGGTGCCGGTGGGCGCGCGCGTGGCCACCGATGACGGCTCGCAGGGCTACGAGGTGATCGTCGATGCGGCCAACCCCGCCTATGTCGTGGCGGCCGGGGGCTATCCGGTGGCGGCGGGCGTGGCCGCGGTGACCGCCAGCGTGCGCGCGCTCGCGGCGGGGGCGGCCGGCAACGCCGCCGCCGGCACCGTCACCGCGCTTGCCACCGGCCTTCCCGGCATCGATTCCTGCAGCAACGGCGCGGGGTTTTCCGGCGGCGCCGACGCCGAGACGGATGCGGCGCTGCGCGCGCGCTTCGCCGCCTATATCGCCAGCCTCGCCCGCGCCACCCGCACGGCGGTGGGCTATGCGATCTCCACGGTGCAGCAGGGCGTCACCTGGACCCTGACCGAGGGCGCCAATCCGGACGGTTCGGCCAATCCGGGATTCTTCTTCGTCGTGGTCGACGATGGCACCGGCACGCCGCCGGCCTCGCTGCTCACCGCGGTGGCCGAGGCGATCGAGGGCTACCGCGCGCTGGGCGTGCGCTGCGCGGTCTACGCGCCGTCGGTGGTGACGGCCCGGATCACGCTGGTGGTGACGGCAACGGAGGGGTACGACGCAACCGCCGTGCGCGCCGCCGTGCGGGCCGCGATCGTCGCCATGGTGAACGCCCTGCCGACCGGTGCCGCGCTGCCGTTCTATCGCGTCGCCGCCACCGCCTTCGCCACCGACGGCGTGGCCAATGTCGCCGCGGTGACGCTGAACGGCGCGACCGCCGACCTGGGCGCCACCCCCTTGCAGGTGATCCGCACCAGCCTCGCCAGTGTCACGGTGTCCTGA
- a CDS encoding curli assembly protein CsgF — translation MTLACLAAMPAHATDLVYVLQSPSFGGSNDTALSRAQLEKSLVQSRDAAREAAAKAAAAAATSTTTTSPSQTFVNTVTAQITALVARSIADKIAGSKDGDAGTVVANGATITYVNADGQLNVTMTTAEGTTTLSIPTGQ, via the coding sequence GTGACGCTGGCCTGTCTCGCGGCGATGCCGGCCCATGCCACCGATCTGGTCTACGTGCTGCAATCACCGAGCTTCGGCGGCAGCAACGACACCGCGCTGTCCCGGGCGCAGCTCGAGAAAAGCCTGGTCCAGTCCCGCGACGCGGCGCGCGAAGCCGCCGCGAAGGCGGCTGCCGCGGCCGCCACCTCAACGACCACCACCAGCCCGAGCCAGACCTTCGTCAACACGGTGACCGCGCAGATCACCGCCCTGGTGGCACGCAGCATTGCCGACAAGATCGCCGGCTCGAAAGATGGTGACGCCGGCACGGTCGTCGCCAACGGCGCCACCATCACATACGTCAATGCCGATGGTCAGTTGAACGTCACCATGACCACGGCTGAGGGCACCACGACGCTGTCGATACCGACCGGGCAATAA
- a CDS encoding methyl-accepting chemotaxis protein: MRLNEPVTNREIEVPADAPLVSSTDTTGRITFVNRAFQQVSGFSRDELIGQPHNLVRHPHMPKEAFANLWATIKAGRPWEGLVKNRTKSGDFYWVRANVAPIIEAGRVVGYISIRSRPAREEIAGAEAAYAALRGGTGQGIDLNDGQILRRGLMAALRTAFLSLSGRIGGSFGLLTLALVLVGWLGLHGITQSNQALSGVFHEEVGGIVQVTAIEKNIHDTMRNAMALAYDREGHGGRTPSERIRILRELNERGEAAWRSFAAHGMHAEERRLADEFATRREAFNRDGVARVMALGEVGDFTAAQDLVERQLLPLFRSTAKAAEALEAFQVRQVKDVYDTAEAAFNGQFWSVIGIVLACCAAAVALGWMLLRTVGRPLRELESYFTHIAQGDFTRPITMPSAREFWSIIRLLRTMRARMGYDASVRNELEQEAVLQRRDAVREMAQTIERDASAAMERLGQQTDAMAGEAGVMAQAAERVSGNAARVAEAAQRAESNTNRVDAASQQLSGSVREISTQVQRASQLAQEAVHSAGQAQERIHSLSEMAGQISAVVNLIGDVARQTNLLALNATIEAARAGEAGRGFAVVAVEVKNLAVQTSRSTEEISRQVTDIQGATGAAVSAVAEITRAIDRMAQVSDTIAAAVAEQATATQEIARNVAESSAAVLAVSRSIAEVAEDAVASGSVAGKVKGGTTSLAGGVGELRGIILDSVRNATDNAERRVREGRNG; this comes from the coding sequence ATGCGTCTGAACGAACCGGTCACGAATCGGGAAATCGAGGTTCCCGCGGATGCGCCGCTGGTTTCGAGCACGGACACGACGGGCCGCATTACGTTCGTGAACCGTGCCTTCCAGCAGGTGAGTGGCTTTTCCCGCGACGAACTGATCGGTCAGCCGCACAATCTGGTGCGCCATCCGCACATGCCCAAGGAGGCCTTCGCCAATCTGTGGGCCACCATCAAGGCCGGCCGTCCGTGGGAAGGGTTGGTCAAGAACCGCACCAAGAGCGGGGATTTCTACTGGGTACGAGCCAACGTCGCGCCGATCATCGAGGCAGGGCGTGTCGTCGGCTACATTTCGATCCGCAGCCGGCCGGCCCGCGAGGAAATTGCCGGCGCCGAGGCCGCCTATGCCGCCCTGCGCGGTGGCACCGGCCAGGGGATCGATCTGAACGACGGCCAGATCCTGCGCCGGGGTTTGATGGCGGCGTTGCGTACGGCCTTCTTAAGCCTCAGTGGTCGGATTGGCGGCAGCTTCGGGTTGCTGACCCTGGCGCTGGTCCTGGTGGGATGGCTCGGGTTGCACGGCATCACGCAGTCCAATCAGGCGTTGTCGGGCGTGTTCCATGAAGAAGTCGGCGGCATCGTCCAGGTCACCGCGATCGAGAAGAACATCCATGACACCATGCGCAACGCCATGGCGCTGGCCTATGACCGCGAGGGCCATGGCGGCCGGACGCCCTCGGAACGGATCCGGATTCTTCGCGAGCTGAATGAACGTGGCGAGGCCGCCTGGCGCAGCTTCGCCGCGCATGGCATGCACGCGGAGGAGCGCCGACTCGCCGATGAATTCGCCACCCGGCGTGAAGCCTTCAACCGCGACGGCGTGGCGCGGGTGATGGCGCTGGGCGAGGTGGGAGATTTCACCGCTGCCCAGGATCTGGTCGAGCGCCAGTTGCTGCCCCTGTTCCGCTCGACGGCGAAAGCGGCCGAAGCCCTGGAGGCGTTCCAGGTGCGTCAGGTCAAGGACGTGTACGATACCGCCGAAGCTGCCTTTAACGGCCAGTTCTGGAGCGTGATCGGCATCGTCCTGGCTTGCTGCGCCGCCGCGGTGGCGTTGGGCTGGATGCTGCTGAGGACGGTCGGGCGGCCGTTGCGCGAGCTCGAGAGCTATTTCACCCACATTGCCCAGGGCGATTTCACCCGGCCGATCACCATGCCGTCGGCGCGTGAATTCTGGAGCATCATCCGCCTGCTGCGCACGATGCGCGCGCGCATGGGCTACGATGCTTCCGTCCGGAACGAACTGGAGCAGGAAGCGGTGCTGCAGCGTCGCGACGCGGTGCGGGAGATGGCACAGACCATCGAGCGCGACGCCAGCGCTGCCATGGAGCGGCTGGGCCAGCAGACCGACGCCATGGCCGGCGAAGCGGGGGTGATGGCACAGGCAGCCGAGCGCGTCAGCGGCAATGCCGCGCGCGTCGCCGAGGCGGCGCAGCGCGCGGAGAGCAACACCAATCGCGTTGACGCGGCCAGCCAGCAGCTCAGCGGCTCGGTGCGCGAAATTTCCACCCAGGTGCAACGCGCCTCTCAGCTCGCGCAGGAGGCGGTGCACAGCGCCGGGCAGGCGCAGGAGCGGATCCATTCGCTTTCAGAGATGGCCGGGCAGATCAGCGCGGTGGTCAACCTGATCGGCGACGTGGCCCGCCAGACCAACCTGCTGGCGCTGAACGCCACCATCGAGGCGGCGCGCGCTGGCGAGGCGGGGCGCGGCTTCGCGGTGGTGGCGGTCGAAGTGAAGAACCTCGCGGTGCAGACCAGCCGCTCCACCGAGGAAATCTCGCGACAGGTGACCGATATCCAGGGCGCCACCGGGGCAGCGGTGAGCGCCGTCGCCGAGATCACCAGGGCGATTGACCGCATGGCACAGGTCTCGGACACCATCGCCGCCGCGGTGGCCGAGCAGGCCACGGCCACGCAGGAAATCGCCCGCAACGTGGCGGAAAGCAGCGCCGCGGTGCTGGCGGTCAGCCGCAGCATCGCCGAGGTGGCGGAGGATGCCGTGGCGAGCGGCTCGGTGGCCGGGAAGGTCAAGGGCGGCACGACGTCGCTTGCGGGCGGCGTGGGCGAACTGCGTGGCATCATCCTCGACAGCGTGCGCAACGCCACCGACAACGCCGAACGCCGGGTGCGGGAAGGCCGCAATGGGTAA
- a CDS encoding GNAT family N-acetyltransferase, which produces MVLWPLAIHRKGPLRIARVLTCGTGDEYGGPLLHEAAGRPVIERMLEAVTHLPAEVLQVQVRQGTLLQQCLEAAQPRLLLWLLRGLGAATGYVIRLRDVPRWEDFLASLSSNDRGNLRRRRRLLEARGQVEIGWCTTPGDAEAMLTWLFTTKREWAEDRGIHTRYPLDDRIRDFFIALSRQLDLATTPFITFVKVDGMPVAASLNLIGGHSLEGFVTTYDEAFARYSVGTLLLEFLAHWAHANGRDLDMRPAFGHYKSRWATHEEQYRTLFVFPSARGRLIRIPYVFFRVLKALRGRINERKPALRPAPAS; this is translated from the coding sequence ATGGTTCTCTGGCCTCTTGCCATCCACCGCAAGGGTCCACTGCGGATCGCCCGTGTGCTCACCTGCGGCACCGGCGACGAGTACGGTGGCCCGCTGCTGCACGAAGCGGCGGGGCGGCCGGTCATCGAGCGGATGCTCGAGGCCGTGACGCACCTGCCCGCCGAGGTGCTGCAGGTCCAGGTGCGGCAGGGCACGCTGCTGCAGCAATGCCTGGAAGCGGCGCAGCCGCGGCTGTTGCTGTGGCTGCTGCGCGGGCTCGGCGCCGCCACCGGCTATGTCATCCGCCTGCGCGACGTCCCCCGCTGGGAGGATTTCCTGGCCAGCCTGTCGTCGAACGACCGCGGCAATCTGCGGCGCCGGCGCCGGCTGCTGGAAGCCAGAGGCCAGGTCGAGATCGGCTGGTGCACCACGCCCGGGGACGCCGAGGCGATGCTGACCTGGCTGTTCACCACCAAGCGCGAATGGGCCGAGGATCGCGGCATCCACACCCGCTATCCGCTCGACGACCGGATCAGGGACTTCTTCATCGCGCTGTCGCGCCAGCTCGACCTGGCCACGACCCCCTTCATCACCTTCGTCAAGGTCGACGGCATGCCGGTCGCGGCGTCGCTGAACCTGATCGGGGGCCACAGCCTCGAAGGCTTCGTCACGACCTATGACGAGGCCTTCGCCCGCTATTCGGTGGGCACCCTGCTGCTGGAATTCCTGGCGCACTGGGCCCATGCCAATGGTCGCGACCTCGACATGCGGCCGGCCTTCGGCCACTACAAATCCCGCTGGGCCACGCACGAAGAGCAGTACCGGACGCTGTTCGTCTTCCCTTCCGCCCGCGGCCGGCTGATCCGGATTCCCTATGTCTTCTTCCGGGTGCTGAAGGCCCTGCGCGGGCGCATCAACGAACGCAAGCCGGCGCTGCGGCCGGCACCGGCTTCCTGA
- a CDS encoding PilZ domain-containing protein, whose product MRAAALLESVARQTLTPDPAQASVGARARLAQARRDLHVAVAALTAAIKADPSLSAGDMRGRDALRAGDAIAAAAGGEHDPHGEPQGARPAADWDQAIGTLLEATEQLLAELKAGRRVHFQEGAGKTQADVGGGLPRFDVGFYLRGGAIGGAVMLGLGWLIWRTAKRQERPTRHGRRFPCGGSAEIRDEAGLVRHGQMVNVSCGGAAVRLQAGAAGALRKDSHVTLRLENGLTLPGHVVAHAEGLLRLGFDHMDEETQKSFWDFHDRQRLAVAD is encoded by the coding sequence GTGCGGGCGGCGGCACTGCTGGAAAGCGTCGCCCGCCAGACGCTGACGCCCGATCCCGCCCAGGCGTCCGTGGGGGCCCGCGCCAGACTCGCGCAGGCGCGTCGCGACCTGCACGTCGCGGTGGCGGCGCTGACGGCCGCGATCAAGGCGGACCCGTCGCTGTCCGCGGGCGACATGCGGGGCCGGGATGCTCTGCGCGCCGGCGATGCCATCGCGGCGGCCGCTGGCGGGGAGCATGATCCCCACGGGGAGCCGCAAGGCGCGCGGCCGGCGGCGGACTGGGACCAGGCGATCGGGACCCTGCTGGAGGCGACGGAGCAACTCCTCGCCGAGCTCAAGGCCGGGCGGCGGGTCCACTTCCAGGAGGGGGCAGGCAAGACACAGGCCGATGTGGGAGGCGGGCTGCCACGGTTCGATGTCGGCTTCTATCTGCGGGGTGGCGCCATCGGCGGGGCGGTCATGCTGGGGCTGGGATGGTTGATATGGCGGACGGCAAAGAGGCAGGAGCGCCCGACCCGCCATGGCAGGCGGTTTCCCTGCGGCGGGTCCGCCGAGATCCGCGACGAGGCCGGGCTGGTGCGGCACGGGCAGATGGTCAACGTCTCCTGTGGTGGGGCCGCGGTGCGGCTGCAGGCAGGGGCGGCGGGGGCACTGAGGAAGGACAGCCATGTGACGCTGCGCCTGGAGAACGGCCTGACCTTGCCGGGCCATGTGGTCGCCCATGCCGAGGGCCTGCTCCGGCTGGGCTTCGACCATATGGACGAAGAGACCCAGAAGTCGTTCTGGGATTTCCATGACCGCCAGCGCCTGGCCGTGGCCGACTGA
- a CDS encoding glycine-rich domain-containing protein, which yields MDRAIIYPGAVPLETDLLFPQVATLQALGALIGATLGTTTVADGLWATPTSPASMSLVIGQGCLTAFGVTDAAGFSSLGTNGDGIVRMGINVEPVTIGPFAAAPSPGQACNVLIQGAFAETDANPALLPYLNAANPALPFGGPGNNGVAQPTRRLQRVALSARPGTPATAGLQGTPVADSGCVPLYVVTIPYGTAALGAGNIAIHPAAPFIPFKLPQLAPGFSNIRAFTASGSWTVPNGVTRIRVTVVGGGGQGGGGTDAPIALGSGGGAGGTAVGVFAVTPGSTWPVTVGAGGYNPTAGTDGSNGGASSFGALISATGGAGGKCGTAPVGGNGGICAGGNYNCIGGDGLDAIVINDGNGNYGGTGGGTPFGTSNRSSRQLTGGQAPGVGGAGAPQGIRGVGSGGANGLVIVEW from the coding sequence ATGGACCGGGCCATCATTTATCCAGGGGCCGTGCCCCTGGAAACCGACCTGCTGTTCCCCCAGGTGGCGACGCTGCAGGCGCTCGGCGCGCTGATCGGCGCCACCCTCGGCACCACGACCGTGGCGGACGGGCTGTGGGCGACACCGACCTCGCCCGCGAGCATGAGCCTCGTCATCGGCCAGGGCTGCCTCACCGCCTTCGGCGTCACCGATGCCGCCGGGTTCTCCAGTCTGGGGACCAATGGCGACGGCATCGTGCGCATGGGCATCAACGTCGAGCCGGTCACGATCGGTCCCTTCGCGGCCGCTCCTTCACCCGGGCAGGCGTGCAACGTGCTGATCCAGGGCGCCTTCGCCGAGACCGACGCGAATCCCGCGCTGTTGCCTTACCTGAACGCCGCCAACCCCGCGCTGCCCTTTGGCGGCCCGGGGAACAACGGCGTGGCGCAGCCGACGCGACGGCTGCAGCGGGTGGCGCTATCGGCGCGGCCGGGTACGCCGGCCACGGCGGGCCTGCAGGGGACGCCGGTCGCTGACAGCGGCTGCGTGCCGCTCTATGTGGTGACGATCCCGTACGGGACCGCCGCGCTCGGCGCCGGCAACATCGCCATCCATCCGGCCGCGCCGTTCATCCCCTTCAAGCTGCCGCAGCTCGCGCCGGGCTTCAGCAACATCCGGGCCTTCACCGCTTCGGGAAGCTGGACGGTGCCGAACGGGGTCACCCGCATCCGGGTCACCGTGGTCGGCGGCGGCGGACAGGGCGGCGGCGGCACCGACGCGCCGATCGCGCTCGGCTCGGGCGGCGGTGCCGGCGGCACCGCGGTCGGGGTCTTCGCCGTGACGCCGGGCAGCACCTGGCCGGTAACCGTCGGCGCCGGCGGCTACAACCCGACGGCGGGCACCGACGGCAGCAATGGTGGGGCCTCGAGCTTCGGGGCGCTGATCTCGGCGACCGGGGGCGCGGGCGGCAAATGCGGCACCGCCCCGGTCGGCGGCAATGGCGGGATCTGCGCCGGCGGCAACTACAATTGCATCGGTGGCGACGGCCTCGACGCCATCGTCATCAACGACGGCAACGGCAATTACGGCGGCACCGGCGGAGGCACGCCGTTCGGCACCTCCAATCGCTCCTCACGGCAGCTGACCGGCGGGCAGGCGCCCGGCGTCGGCGGCGCGGGGGCCCCGCAGGGCATCCGTGGCGTCGGGTCGGGCGGCGCCAACGGCCTGGTCATCGTGGAGTGGTGA